The proteins below come from a single Streptosporangiales bacterium genomic window:
- a CDS encoding 3-carboxy-cis,cis-muconate cycloisomerase — translation MRFESALAAAQADVGVLTAEDAGAIATAAVPENVDADRLWKESRNVGYPILSLVRQIDAALPEDRRGRVHYGATTQDVMDTGLALQLDEAAARLSELLASLGDALALLAERHVDTVVAARTHALQAVPTTFGAKVATYVGELARHRDRLAAARERTALVSLFGAGGTSAAYGEHATAIRHRVAELLGLGTTDVPWHVARDGITEFGTVCALLCATCARLAREVVDLSRTEIGEVAEAAGHLRGASSTMPQKVNPIESEAVIGMAATAGALTSALFRAMEAGHERAAGEWQIEWQALPQLVVLAAGCLRSAGSIASGLQVFPDAMRRNLDADGGMVMAEAYMMRLAPVLGRENAHDVVYDAVRTCRTTGRPLAEVLGEVLPAEAARAVATELAPESYVGRPHETVRAALARWRDPQIDS, via the coding sequence CTGCGCTTCGAGTCCGCGCTCGCCGCGGCCCAGGCGGACGTCGGCGTGCTCACCGCGGAGGACGCCGGCGCGATCGCGACGGCCGCGGTGCCGGAGAACGTCGACGCCGACCGGCTCTGGAAGGAGTCGCGCAACGTCGGCTACCCGATCCTGTCGCTCGTCCGCCAGATCGACGCCGCGCTCCCCGAGGATCGCCGCGGCCGGGTGCACTACGGCGCGACGACACAGGACGTCATGGACACCGGACTCGCCCTCCAGCTCGACGAGGCGGCGGCGCGGCTGTCCGAGCTGCTCGCGTCCCTCGGCGACGCCCTGGCGCTGCTGGCGGAACGCCACGTCGACACGGTCGTCGCGGCTCGCACGCACGCGCTGCAGGCCGTCCCCACCACGTTCGGCGCGAAGGTCGCGACGTACGTCGGCGAGCTCGCCCGCCACCGCGACCGGCTCGCCGCCGCGCGCGAACGCACCGCTCTGGTCTCGCTGTTCGGCGCGGGCGGCACGTCGGCGGCGTACGGCGAGCACGCCACTGCCATCCGCCACCGGGTCGCCGAGCTGCTCGGCCTCGGCACGACCGACGTCCCGTGGCATGTCGCGCGCGACGGGATCACCGAGTTCGGCACCGTCTGCGCGCTGCTCTGCGCGACCTGTGCGCGTCTCGCGCGCGAGGTCGTCGACCTGTCGCGTACCGAGATCGGGGAGGTCGCGGAGGCCGCCGGCCACCTGCGCGGCGCGTCGTCCACCATGCCGCAGAAGGTGAACCCGATCGAGTCCGAGGCCGTGATCGGGATGGCGGCGACGGCGGGTGCGCTCACCTCGGCGCTCTTCCGCGCGATGGAGGCAGGGCACGAGCGCGCGGCCGGGGAGTGGCAGATCGAGTGGCAGGCGCTGCCGCAGCTCGTCGTGCTCGCCGCGGGCTGCCTGCGCTCGGCCGGCTCGATCGCGTCGGGCCTACAGGTCTTCCCCGACGCCATGCGCCGCAACCTCGACGCGGACGGCGGCATGGTGATGGCCGAGGCGTACATGATGCGGCTGGCACCCGTCCTCGGCCGGGAGAACGCGCACGACGTCGTCTACGACGCGGTGCGCACCTGCCGCACCACCGGCAGGCCGCTCGCGGAGGTCCTCGGCGAGGTGCTGCCCGCCGAGGCCGCGCGTGCCGTCGCGACGGAGCTCGCGCCCGAGTCGTACGTCGGGCGCCCGCACGAGACCGTACGCGCCGCGCTCGCAAGGTGGCGCGACCCGCAGATCGACAGCTGA
- a CDS encoding thiamine pyrophosphate-dependent dehydrogenase E1 component subunit alpha, whose product MRERLEADLHAMWRIRAFEERVQAWCGSGDVRGSVHLCIGQEAGPVGVCGELAEGDALFATYRGHGWAIARGAPLRPLFAELLGRATGVNGGRGGSAYLSAPEHGFHGENSIVGAGASHAVGAALAGRHDGTDRLAVTVFGDGAMNQGAVHEAMNFAAVLDLPVLFCCENNRYSELTPIRDMMRGDRLTDRAVALGIPAVRVDGNDPAAVREVVADLAEAAREGGGPAFVELVTQRLVGHYVGDPQQYRTRDELAADAEAEPIARAQAALAREGLDGAAIEARARDEVDRAAAAALADPPADAARVREHLYA is encoded by the coding sequence ATGCGCGAACGGCTCGAGGCCGACCTGCACGCGATGTGGCGGATCAGGGCCTTCGAGGAGAGGGTGCAGGCGTGGTGCGGTTCCGGCGACGTCCGCGGGTCGGTCCACCTGTGCATCGGCCAGGAGGCGGGGCCCGTCGGCGTCTGCGGCGAGCTCGCCGAGGGTGACGCGCTCTTCGCCACCTACCGTGGGCACGGCTGGGCGATCGCGCGCGGCGCGCCGCTGCGGCCGCTGTTCGCCGAGCTGCTCGGGCGCGCCACCGGGGTCAACGGCGGTCGCGGCGGGTCGGCGTACCTCAGCGCTCCCGAGCACGGCTTCCACGGCGAGAACTCCATCGTCGGTGCCGGCGCGTCGCACGCCGTCGGCGCGGCGCTGGCCGGACGCCACGACGGCACCGACCGCCTCGCCGTCACGGTCTTCGGCGACGGCGCGATGAACCAGGGCGCGGTGCACGAGGCGATGAACTTCGCCGCGGTCCTCGACCTGCCGGTGCTCTTCTGCTGCGAGAACAACAGGTACTCAGAGCTCACGCCGATCCGCGACATGATGCGCGGCGACCGGCTCACCGACCGTGCCGTCGCACTCGGCATACCGGCCGTACGCGTCGACGGCAACGACCCGGCGGCGGTGCGCGAGGTGGTCGCCGACCTGGCCGAGGCGGCGAGGGAGGGTGGTGGCCCCGCGTTCGTCGAGCTCGTGACGCAGCGGCTCGTCGGGCACTACGTGGGTGACCCGCAGCAGTACCGCACCCGCGACGAGCTCGCCGCCGACGCCGAGGCCGAGCCGATCGCGCGGGCCCAAGCGGCACTGGCACGGGAGGGGCTCGACGGCGCCGCGATCGAGGCGCGCGCCCGCGACGAGGTTGACCGCGCTGCCGCGGCCGCGCTCGCGGATCCGCCCGCCGACGCCGCACGCGTGAGGGAGCACCTGTATGCCTGA
- a CDS encoding SDR family oxidoreductase, whose translation MGRFDGRTTVVSGAGGGIGRACALLLAAEGARVASFDLADEQARETAALVTAAGGMAAAYTVDVTSAGAVDDAVERAERDLGPVTLAVSAAGIIRNAPFLELSEASWDTTMAVNLKGTFLLLQAVARRAVAHGGGSLVAIASVAARGGRATSADYAASKAGVVSLVRSAALALADAGVTVNAVCPGIVDTPMTRAIHVERAAIAGITPQESFERLAATIPLGRIETPQEVAESVAFLLSPAASYVTGQALNVCGGLEMD comes from the coding sequence ATGGGACGGTTCGACGGGCGCACGACAGTGGTGTCCGGCGCGGGCGGCGGCATCGGCCGGGCGTGCGCCCTGCTGCTCGCCGCCGAGGGCGCACGCGTGGCGTCGTTCGACCTCGCCGACGAGCAAGCGCGCGAGACCGCGGCTCTCGTCACCGCAGCCGGCGGGATGGCCGCGGCGTACACCGTCGACGTCACGTCGGCGGGTGCGGTCGACGACGCGGTGGAGCGCGCGGAGCGCGACCTCGGCCCCGTCACGCTCGCGGTGAGCGCCGCGGGGATCATCCGCAACGCCCCGTTCCTCGAGCTGTCGGAGGCGTCCTGGGACACCACGATGGCGGTGAACCTGAAGGGCACGTTCCTGCTCCTGCAGGCGGTGGCACGACGTGCCGTCGCGCACGGCGGTGGGTCGCTGGTGGCGATCGCGTCGGTCGCGGCGCGGGGCGGTCGCGCGACGAGCGCCGACTACGCGGCGAGCAAGGCGGGTGTCGTGAGCCTCGTCCGCTCCGCCGCGCTCGCACTCGCCGACGCGGGAGTCACCGTCAACGCCGTGTGCCCCGGCATCGTCGACACCCCGATGACGAGGGCGATCCACGTGGAGCGCGCGGCGATCGCCGGCATCACCCCGCAGGAGTCGTTCGAACGGCTGGCCGCGACGATCCCGCTCGGCCGGATCGAGACGCCGCAGGAGGTCGCCGAGTCCGTGGCGTTCCTGCTGTCACCCGCGGCGTCGTACGTCACCGGCCAGGCGTTGAACGTCTGCGGCGGCCTGGAGATGGACTGA